A single region of the Streptomyces caelestis genome encodes:
- a CDS encoding enoyl-CoA hydratase family protein, producing the protein MTLVGRARARAVEILTLDSPHNRNALSAALVGELAEALTEAGQDTGVRAVVLTHTGNTFSAGADLRDPPPPEALVGLLRQIVELPKPVVARVTGHVRAGGLGLLAACDIAAASAEATFAFTEVRVGVAPAVISLPLLPRTDPRALARYYLTGERFDAAEAARTGLLTTHADDVDTALAPILDGLRRSAPDALTETKRLLTARVLETFDRDADGLTALSARLFSSPQAREGMTAFLERRDPAWVV; encoded by the coding sequence ATGACTCTGGTCGGCCGGGCACGCGCGCGTGCCGTCGAAATCCTCACCCTCGACTCGCCCCACAACCGCAACGCCCTGTCGGCGGCCCTCGTCGGCGAACTGGCCGAGGCGCTCACGGAGGCAGGCCAGGACACCGGCGTCCGGGCGGTCGTCCTCACCCACACCGGCAACACCTTCAGCGCGGGCGCCGACCTGCGCGACCCCCCGCCCCCGGAAGCCCTGGTCGGCCTGCTGCGGCAGATCGTCGAACTGCCCAAGCCGGTCGTCGCCCGGGTCACCGGCCACGTCCGCGCGGGCGGCCTCGGCCTGCTGGCCGCCTGCGACATCGCGGCCGCCTCGGCGGAGGCCACCTTCGCCTTCACGGAGGTCCGCGTCGGCGTCGCCCCCGCCGTCATCTCCCTGCCGCTCCTCCCGCGCACCGACCCGCGCGCGCTGGCCCGCTACTACCTCACCGGCGAGCGCTTCGACGCGGCGGAGGCGGCCCGCACCGGCCTGCTCACCACCCACGCCGACGACGTCGACACCGCACTGGCCCCCATCCTCGACGGCCTGCGCAGATCCGCCCCCGACGCCCTGACCGAGACGAAACGGCTGCTCACGGCTAGGGTGCTGGAAACCTTCGACCGGGACGCGGACGGCCTGACCGCGCTCTCGGCCCGGCTGTTCTCCTCCCCGCAGGCCCGCGAGGGGATGACGGCCTTCCTCGAACGACGGGATCCGGCATGGGTGGTGTGA
- a CDS encoding TetR/AcrR family transcriptional regulator, with protein sequence MGGVSTVDRAERVPKQDRSRATRQRLLEAAVACLAEHGWAGSTVSVVAERAGVSRGAAQHHFPTREDLFTAAVEYVAEERSTALRALFPEGAAGDRHAVVAALVDLYTGPLFRAALHLWVAASDEDQLRPRVTELEARVGRETHRIAVDLLAADESVPGVRETVQGLLDMARGLGLANLLTDDSARRERVVEQWAGLLEQALGGVRD encoded by the coding sequence ATGGGCGGTGTGAGCACGGTCGACCGTGCGGAGAGAGTCCCCAAGCAGGACCGCAGCCGGGCCACCCGGCAGCGGCTCCTGGAAGCCGCCGTGGCCTGCCTCGCCGAACACGGCTGGGCCGGCTCCACCGTCTCCGTCGTCGCCGAACGCGCCGGCGTCTCCCGCGGCGCCGCCCAGCACCACTTCCCGACCCGCGAGGACCTCTTCACCGCGGCCGTCGAGTACGTCGCCGAGGAACGCTCCACGGCCCTGCGCGCCCTCTTCCCGGAGGGCGCGGCCGGAGACCGCCACGCGGTCGTCGCGGCCCTGGTCGACCTCTACACCGGACCGCTGTTCCGCGCGGCCCTCCACCTCTGGGTGGCCGCCTCCGACGAGGACCAGCTCCGCCCCCGCGTCACCGAACTCGAAGCCCGCGTGGGCCGCGAGACCCACCGCATCGCCGTCGACCTCCTGGCCGCCGACGAATCCGTCCCCGGCGTCCGCGAAACCGTCCAGGGCCTCCTCGACATGGCCCGGGGCCTGGGCCTGGCCAACCTCCTCACGGACGACTCGGCACGCCGGGAGCGGGTGGTCGAGCAGTGGGCGGGGCTGCTGGAGCAGGCGCTGGGCGGCGTCAGGGACTGA
- a CDS encoding transporter, whose protein sequence is MSDSTITPVFVRLKLSLLRNGLRQSGGRKAAYIASAVFALLFAALQLIGLIALRGHAHVESLVVLVAAVLGLGWAVMPLFFPSGDETLDPTRLVMLPLRPRPLVRALLTASLVGIGPLFTLCLLIGSVVAVARGGAAFAVGVVAVALALLVCVALARAVAAANVRLLASRKGRDLAVLSGLVIAIGAQVVNFGAQRLGASGLGELDPAADVLQWVPPASAIAAVHAVGEGSYGLAAVQLALTAGALATLLAVWSRHLTRLMTSPDGSTLPAAESAARERTSTGLGRLLPAGRTGTVMERSLRYVWRDPKTKAAWVTSLAIGLIVPVFNAWQGTGSVYFACFAAGMLGIQMYNQFGQDTSAFWMVAMTISSTRDAYVELRARALALLLITLPYATLVTVVTTAMLGDWRRLPEALGLSFALLGAMLATGAWTSARFPYSIPQEGYKNVAPGQTGLAWISIFGGMIAAAVLCAPVIALTIWLNVSADGDDWTWLLLPVGTAYAAALTAVGLRLAAPQTARRLPEILTAVSKG, encoded by the coding sequence GTGAGCGATTCCACGATCACCCCGGTCTTCGTCCGGCTGAAGCTGTCGCTGCTGCGCAACGGGCTGCGGCAGTCCGGCGGGCGGAAGGCCGCCTACATCGCGTCGGCCGTCTTCGCCCTGCTGTTCGCCGCGCTGCAACTGATCGGCCTGATCGCGCTGCGCGGGCACGCGCACGTCGAGTCGCTGGTCGTGCTGGTGGCGGCGGTGCTGGGGCTCGGCTGGGCGGTGATGCCGCTGTTCTTCCCCAGCGGTGACGAGACGCTGGATCCGACCCGGCTGGTGATGCTGCCGCTGCGGCCCCGGCCGCTGGTGCGGGCCCTGCTCACGGCGTCGCTGGTCGGCATCGGGCCGCTGTTCACGCTGTGCCTGCTGATCGGCTCCGTGGTCGCGGTGGCCCGGGGCGGGGCGGCGTTCGCGGTGGGCGTCGTCGCGGTCGCCTTGGCGCTGCTGGTGTGCGTGGCCCTCGCGCGGGCCGTCGCCGCCGCCAACGTACGGCTGCTGGCCAGCCGCAAGGGGCGGGACCTCGCGGTGTTGAGCGGACTGGTCATCGCGATCGGGGCGCAGGTCGTCAACTTCGGCGCGCAGCGGCTCGGGGCGTCCGGGCTGGGCGAGCTCGACCCGGCGGCGGACGTGCTCCAGTGGGTGCCGCCCGCGTCGGCGATCGCGGCCGTACACGCGGTGGGCGAGGGGTCGTACGGTCTCGCCGCCGTGCAACTGGCGCTGACCGCGGGCGCGCTGGCGACGCTGCTCGCGGTGTGGTCGCGGCATCTGACCCGGCTCATGACCTCGCCCGACGGATCGACGCTGCCGGCCGCCGAGTCGGCCGCCCGCGAGCGGACGTCGACCGGGCTCGGGCGGCTGCTGCCCGCGGGCCGCACGGGGACGGTCATGGAGCGCAGCCTGCGGTACGTGTGGCGCGACCCCAAGACCAAGGCGGCCTGGGTGACGTCGCTGGCCATCGGCCTGATCGTGCCGGTGTTCAACGCCTGGCAGGGCACCGGGTCCGTGTACTTCGCCTGCTTCGCCGCCGGGATGCTCGGCATCCAGATGTACAACCAGTTCGGGCAGGACACCTCGGCGTTCTGGATGGTCGCGATGACGATCTCGTCGACCCGCGACGCCTACGTCGAGCTGCGCGCCCGCGCGCTGGCGCTGCTGCTGATCACCCTGCCGTACGCCACGCTCGTCACCGTCGTGACGACCGCCATGCTCGGCGACTGGCGGCGGCTGCCGGAGGCGCTGGGGCTGTCCTTCGCGCTGCTCGGCGCGATGCTCGCGACCGGGGCGTGGACGTCCGCCCGCTTCCCCTACTCCATCCCGCAGGAGGGCTACAAGAACGTCGCCCCCGGGCAGACCGGGCTCGCCTGGATCTCCATCTTCGGCGGGATGATCGCCGCCGCCGTGCTGTGCGCGCCCGTCATCGCGCTCACGATCTGGCTGAACGTGAGCGCCGACGGCGACGACTGGACGTGGCTGCTGCTGCCGGTGGGCACGGCGTACGCGGCGGCACTCACCGCGGTGGGACTGCGGCTCGCCGCCCCGCAGACGGCCCGGCGGCTTCCGGAGATCCTCACTGCGGTCAGCAAGGGGTGA
- a CDS encoding PAS domain-containing protein has translation MIARSEPTCRTCGRSLQGVQVSASRRSGTTDELGPDEPERDNSDGSDLLAALLDGMDAALCAFDADGVVTHWNREAERILGWSADEAVGRRGLAGWAVRSADAEEVEGRLLSAMHAPGRQVHEFALLTKDGGRVLVRTQSAAVRGPDGKPAGVYCAFSEVHVQIDLERSIALSEALFEDASWGVVLVDVDLRPAVVNAHAARALGAGRTSVLGRPLGELIAQGVEELESALQHVLAEGAPPAPAEVWVTVRTPEGERRRCWRSGFLRLASPLAEEPVPLGVGWLFQDVTEAKQAEQEASLLRFRTQQLYRASRAAAECEDPAEAATIHLDFALAGFADHALIDRVAGGALTDTEAGPVRLVRVAATPSGAPGPSKLAGRAGLPVRYAEGHPALQCVERVGALRASSGAVSPEQAREWALARQWPPDAVHALCAVLRSRGRTLGVVTFLRGAGRGAFERSDAMYAEDVAVRIAAALDLAGLSDEE, from the coding sequence ATGATTGCAAGGAGCGAACCGACGTGCCGTACGTGCGGACGCAGCCTGCAGGGGGTCCAGGTGAGTGCTTCCCGGCGTAGTGGGACCACCGACGAGCTGGGGCCGGACGAGCCCGAGCGGGACAACTCGGATGGTTCGGATCTGCTTGCCGCGCTGCTGGACGGCATGGACGCGGCGCTGTGCGCCTTCGACGCCGACGGGGTGGTGACGCACTGGAACCGCGAGGCCGAGCGGATCCTGGGGTGGAGCGCGGACGAGGCCGTGGGGCGGCGGGGCCTCGCCGGGTGGGCCGTGCGCAGCGCGGACGCCGAGGAGGTCGAGGGGCGGCTGCTGTCCGCCATGCACGCGCCGGGCCGCCAGGTGCACGAGTTCGCGCTGCTGACGAAGGACGGCGGGCGGGTGCTCGTGCGGACGCAGTCGGCGGCCGTACGGGGTCCGGACGGCAAGCCCGCGGGTGTGTACTGCGCCTTCAGCGAGGTGCACGTGCAGATCGATCTGGAGCGGTCGATCGCGTTGAGCGAGGCGCTGTTCGAGGACGCCAGCTGGGGTGTCGTGCTCGTGGACGTCGACCTGCGGCCGGCCGTGGTGAACGCGCACGCGGCCCGGGCGCTGGGCGCGGGGCGTACGTCCGTGCTCGGGCGGCCGCTCGGGGAGCTGATCGCGCAGGGCGTGGAGGAGCTGGAGAGCGCGCTCCAGCATGTGCTGGCTGAGGGTGCGCCGCCCGCGCCCGCCGAGGTGTGGGTGACGGTGCGCACGCCCGAGGGGGAGCGGCGGCGGTGCTGGCGCAGCGGTTTCCTGCGGCTGGCCTCTCCGCTGGCGGAGGAGCCGGTTCCGCTGGGGGTGGGCTGGCTGTTCCAGGACGTGACGGAGGCCAAGCAGGCCGAGCAGGAGGCGTCGTTGCTGCGGTTCCGTACGCAGCAGCTGTACCGGGCCTCGCGGGCCGCCGCCGAGTGCGAGGACCCGGCGGAGGCGGCGACGATTCACCTGGACTTCGCCCTGGCCGGTTTCGCCGACCACGCGCTGATCGACCGGGTGGCCGGCGGCGCGCTCACCGACACGGAGGCCGGGCCGGTACGGCTGGTGCGGGTCGCGGCGACGCCCTCCGGCGCGCCGGGACCGAGCAAGCTCGCCGGCCGCGCGGGACTGCCCGTGCGGTACGCCGAGGGGCATCCGGCCCTGCAGTGCGTGGAGCGGGTCGGCGCGCTGCGGGCGAGCTCGGGCGCCGTCTCGCCCGAGCAGGCCCGGGAGTGGGCCCTGGCCCGCCAGTGGCCGCCGGACGCCGTGCACGCCCTGTGCGCGGTGCTGCGCAGCCGGGGGCGGACGCTGGGTGTCGTGACGTTCCTGAGGGGCGCGGGGCGCGGTGCCTTCGAGCGCTCCGACGCGATGTACGCGGAGGACGTGGCGGTAAGGATCGCCGCGGCGCTGGATCTCGCGGGGCTGTCGGACGAGGAGTGA
- a CDS encoding ABC transporter ATP-binding protein, translating into MTEGDAVGSSAVRVQGLWKRFGQQVAVAGIDLELPAGKFIGLVGPNGAGKTTTLSMVTGLLRPDQGTVEVVGHDVWRDPVEVKARIGVLPEGLRLFERLSGRELLAYNGRLRGLPGAEVDKRATQLLDVLDLAGAQHKLVVDYSTGMRKKIGLATALLHNPEVLFLDEPFEGVDPVSAQTIRGVLERYTASGATVVFSSHVMELVESLCDWVAVMAAGRIRAHGTLAEVRGDAPSLQRAFLELVGAQSRDAGSHLDWLGGGSR; encoded by the coding sequence GTGACGGAGGGAGATGCGGTGGGTTCCAGCGCTGTGCGTGTACAGGGGCTCTGGAAGCGGTTCGGGCAGCAGGTCGCTGTCGCCGGGATCGATCTGGAGTTGCCCGCGGGCAAGTTCATCGGGCTTGTCGGGCCGAACGGGGCCGGGAAGACCACCACGTTGTCGATGGTGACCGGGCTGCTCAGGCCCGATCAGGGGACCGTCGAGGTGGTGGGGCACGACGTGTGGCGGGACCCCGTCGAGGTGAAGGCGCGGATCGGGGTGCTGCCGGAGGGACTGCGGCTGTTCGAGCGGCTGTCGGGGCGTGAACTGCTGGCGTACAACGGGCGGTTGCGCGGGCTGCCCGGTGCCGAGGTCGACAAGCGGGCCACGCAGCTCCTCGATGTCCTCGATCTGGCGGGCGCCCAGCACAAGCTCGTCGTCGACTACTCGACCGGCATGCGCAAGAAGATCGGGCTCGCCACGGCGCTCCTCCACAATCCCGAAGTGCTGTTCCTGGACGAGCCGTTCGAGGGCGTCGATCCCGTCTCCGCCCAGACCATCCGGGGCGTCCTGGAGCGGTACACCGCCTCGGGCGCCACGGTCGTGTTCTCTTCCCACGTCATGGAGCTCGTCGAGTCGCTGTGCGACTGGGTGGCCGTCATGGCCGCCGGGCGGATCCGCGCGCACGGGACGCTGGCGGAGGTGCGCGGTGACGCGCCCTCGCTGCAGCGGGCGTTCCTGGAACTCGTCGGGGCGCAGAGCCGGGACGCCGGGTCCCATCTCGACTGGCTGGGCGGCGGGTCCCGGTGA
- the pdxH gene encoding pyridoxamine 5'-phosphate oxidase, which translates to MTDRDAAPFDLASMRKQYRAEGLSETELAATPVEQFARWFKQAATDGGLFEPNAVIVSTADAEGRPSSRTVLLKHFDEQGFVFYTNYDSRKARDLAENPYISLLFPWHPMARQVIVTGIARRTGRDETAAYFRTRPHGSQLGAWASAQSSVIATRADIDGAYAELAARYPEGEQVPVPPNWGGFRVAPQTVEFWQGRENRLHDRLRYVERADGSWRVERLSP; encoded by the coding sequence GTGACCGACCGCGACGCCGCCCCCTTCGACCTGGCCTCGATGCGCAAGCAGTACCGGGCCGAGGGCCTCTCCGAGACCGAGCTGGCCGCCACCCCCGTCGAGCAGTTCGCGCGCTGGTTCAAACAGGCCGCGACGGACGGCGGGCTGTTCGAGCCGAACGCCGTGATCGTCTCGACGGCCGACGCCGAGGGCCGGCCCAGCTCCCGCACGGTACTGCTGAAGCACTTCGACGAGCAGGGCTTCGTCTTCTACACGAACTACGACTCCCGCAAGGCGCGTGACCTGGCGGAGAACCCGTACATCTCGCTGCTGTTCCCCTGGCATCCGATGGCCCGGCAGGTCATCGTGACCGGGATCGCGCGGCGTACCGGGCGGGACGAGACGGCGGCGTACTTCCGCACCCGGCCGCACGGCTCGCAGCTCGGCGCGTGGGCCAGCGCGCAGTCCTCGGTGATCGCCACGCGCGCCGACATCGACGGGGCGTACGCCGAGCTGGCCGCCCGCTACCCCGAGGGCGAGCAGGTGCCCGTGCCGCCGAACTGGGGCGGTTTCCGGGTGGCCCCGCAGACGGTGGAGTTCTGGCAGGGCCGCGAGAACCGGCTGCACGACCGGTTGCGGTACGTGGAGCGGGCCGACGGGAGCTGGCGCGTGGAGCGGCTCAGTCCCTGA
- a CDS encoding citrate synthase 2: protein MSDFVPGLEGVVAFETEIAEPDKEGGALRYRGVDIEDLVGHVSFGNVWGLLVDGAFNPGLPPAEPFPIPVHSGDIRVDVQSALAMLAPVWGLKPLLDIDAEEAREDLARAAVMALSYVAQSARGQGLPMVPQREIDKAHSVVERFMIRWRGEPDPKHVAAVDAYWTSAAEHGMNASTFTARVIASTGADVAAALSGAVGAMSGPLHGGAPSRVLHMIEEIERTGDAEAYVKQTLDKGERLMGFGHRVYRAEDPRARVLRRTARELGAPRFEVAEALEKAALAELHARRPDRVLATNVEFWAAIVLDFAEVPAHMFTSMFTCARTAGWSAHILEQKRTGRLVRPSARYTGPGSRNPRDIEGYEDIAH, encoded by the coding sequence ATGTCCGACTTCGTACCCGGGCTCGAGGGAGTCGTCGCGTTCGAGACGGAGATCGCCGAGCCGGACAAGGAGGGCGGCGCACTCCGGTACCGGGGCGTCGACATCGAGGACCTCGTCGGACACGTCTCCTTCGGCAACGTCTGGGGCCTGCTCGTCGACGGCGCCTTCAACCCGGGCCTGCCACCCGCCGAGCCGTTCCCCATCCCCGTCCACTCCGGCGACATCCGCGTCGACGTCCAGTCGGCCCTGGCCATGCTCGCGCCCGTCTGGGGCCTGAAACCCCTCCTGGACATCGACGCCGAGGAGGCCCGCGAGGACCTCGCCCGGGCGGCCGTCATGGCCCTGTCCTACGTCGCCCAGTCGGCCCGCGGCCAGGGCCTGCCGATGGTCCCGCAGCGCGAGATCGACAAGGCCCACTCCGTCGTCGAGCGCTTCATGATCCGCTGGCGCGGCGAGCCGGACCCCAAGCACGTGGCGGCGGTGGACGCGTACTGGACGAGCGCCGCGGAGCACGGCATGAACGCGTCCACGTTCACGGCGCGCGTGATCGCCTCGACGGGCGCGGACGTGGCGGCGGCCCTGTCGGGAGCGGTCGGCGCGATGTCGGGCCCGCTCCACGGCGGCGCCCCCTCCCGCGTCCTGCACATGATCGAGGAGATCGAGCGGACGGGCGACGCCGAGGCCTACGTCAAGCAGACCCTCGACAAGGGCGAACGCCTCATGGGCTTCGGCCACCGCGTCTACCGCGCCGAGGACCCGAGGGCGAGGGTCCTGCGCCGCACGGCCCGCGAACTGGGCGCCCCCCGCTTCGAGGTCGCCGAGGCCCTGGAGAAGGCGGCCCTGGCGGAACTCCACGCCCGCCGTCCCGACCGGGTCCTGGCCACCAACGTCGAGTTCTGGGCAGCCATCGTCCTGGACTTCGCCGAGGTCCCGGCCCACATGTTCACGTCCATGTTCACCTGCGCCCGCACGGCCGGGTGGTCCGCCCACATCCTCGAACAGAAGCGCACGGGCCGCCTGGTCCGCCCCTCGGCCCGCTACACCGGCCCCGGCTCCCGCAACCCCCGCGACATCGAGGGCTACGAGGACATCGCCCACTGA
- a CDS encoding HIT family protein, with protein MVVSEWRDDRIGSALRGENPAVMRRLDAGFAVIGDVQFLPGYSLLLTDDPAVERLSELPRSRRLAFLGDMERLGEAVERTCRRVESGFRRVNLEILGNADVFLHAHVWPRYDWEPEDLVRLPVWLYPREMWSEERYALGARHQPLREAIGEELDRLTG; from the coding sequence ATGGTGGTGAGTGAGTGGCGCGACGATCGGATCGGCAGCGCTCTGCGGGGTGAGAATCCGGCCGTGATGCGGAGGCTGGACGCCGGGTTCGCGGTGATCGGCGATGTGCAGTTCCTGCCCGGCTACTCCTTGTTGCTGACCGATGATCCCGCGGTGGAGAGGCTGTCGGAGCTGCCGCGGAGCAGGCGGCTGGCGTTTCTGGGGGACATGGAGCGGCTGGGCGAAGCCGTCGAGCGGACCTGTCGGCGGGTGGAGTCGGGGTTTCGGCGGGTCAATCTGGAGATTCTCGGGAACGCCGACGTGTTCCTGCACGCGCATGTGTGGCCGCGGTACGACTGGGAGCCCGAGGATCTCGTGCGGTTGCCCGTGTGGCTCTATCCGCGGGAGATGTGGAGCGAGGAGCGGTATGCGCTCGGGGCGCGGCATCAGCCGTTGCGGGAGGCGATCGGTGAGGAGCTGGACCGGCTCACGGGGTGA
- a CDS encoding metal-dependent transcriptional regulator: MSGLIDTTEMYLRTILELEEEGVVPMRARIAERLDQSGPTVSQTVARMERDGLVSVASDRHLELTDEGRRLATRVMRKHRLAECLLVDVIGLEWEQVHAEACRWEHVMSEAVERRVLELLRHPTESPYGNPIPGLEELGEKDGADPFLDEGMVSLASLDPGTEGKTVVVRRIGEPIQTDAQLMYTLRRAGVQPGSVVSVTESAGGVLVGSGGEAAELESDVASHVFVAKP, encoded by the coding sequence ATGTCCGGACTGATCGACACCACGGAGATGTATCTCCGCACCATCCTCGAGCTGGAGGAAGAGGGTGTGGTCCCCATGCGCGCCCGTATCGCCGAGCGGCTGGACCAGAGCGGGCCGACGGTCAGCCAGACCGTGGCGCGGATGGAGCGCGACGGCCTGGTGTCCGTCGCCAGCGACCGGCACCTGGAGCTCACCGACGAGGGCCGCCGTCTCGCCACGCGCGTGATGCGCAAGCACCGGCTCGCCGAGTGTCTGCTCGTCGACGTGATCGGTCTGGAGTGGGAGCAGGTCCACGCAGAGGCGTGCCGCTGGGAGCATGTGATGAGCGAGGCCGTGGAGCGCCGCGTCCTGGAGCTGCTGCGGCACCCGACGGAGTCGCCGTACGGCAACCCCATCCCGGGTCTGGAGGAGCTCGGCGAGAAGGACGGCGCCGACCCGTTCCTGGACGAGGGCATGGTGTCGCTGGCCAGCCTCGACCCGGGCACGGAGGGCAAGACGGTCGTGGTACGCCGTATCGGCGAGCCGATCCAGACGGACGCGCAGCTGATGTACACGCTGCGGCGGGCGGGCGTGCAGCCCGGCTCGGTGGTGAGCGTGACGGAGTCGGCGGGCGGTGTGCTGGTCGGCAGCGGTGGCGAGGCGGCCGAGCTGGAGTCGGACGTGGCCTCCCACGTGTTCGTCGCCAAGCCCTGA
- a CDS encoding alpha/beta fold hydrolase, whose amino-acid sequence MARRIDVTGTGGVRLAAWEFGDPPKTDPAGSDPARDVPDGSPGVLLLHGLMGRASHWASTARWLSGRYRAVALDQRGHGRSDKPPQGSFTRDAYVDDAEAALDQLGLAPVVLIGHAMGALTAWQLAAKRPDLVRGLIICDMRASALGAASQHEWAQWFASWPLPFATLADVRKWFGEDDPWVERPNPARGEFYAEVMAESPDGWRPVFDPEQMLRSRETWVYDAHWEELAQVRCPALVVRGLDGELGRAEAQEMVRVLPRGQYAEVADAGHLVHYDQPEAWRAAIEPFLDALGTD is encoded by the coding sequence ATGGCGCGACGCATCGACGTGACCGGGACGGGCGGCGTACGCCTCGCGGCCTGGGAGTTCGGCGACCCGCCCAAGACCGATCCGGCCGGATCCGATCCCGCGCGGGACGTGCCGGACGGCTCCCCGGGCGTGCTGTTACTCCACGGCCTCATGGGCCGCGCCTCGCACTGGGCGTCCACCGCCCGCTGGCTCTCCGGCCGGTACCGAGCGGTCGCCCTCGACCAGCGCGGCCACGGACGCAGCGACAAGCCCCCGCAGGGCTCCTTCACCCGTGACGCCTACGTCGACGACGCCGAGGCCGCTCTGGACCAGCTCGGCCTCGCCCCGGTCGTCCTCATCGGCCACGCCATGGGCGCGCTGACCGCCTGGCAGCTCGCCGCCAAACGCCCCGATCTGGTCCGTGGCCTGATCATCTGTGACATGCGGGCCTCCGCGCTCGGCGCCGCCTCGCAGCACGAGTGGGCCCAGTGGTTCGCGTCCTGGCCGCTGCCGTTCGCCACGCTCGCCGACGTCCGCAAGTGGTTCGGCGAGGACGACCCCTGGGTGGAGCGCCCCAACCCGGCCCGCGGCGAGTTCTACGCCGAGGTGATGGCCGAGTCCCCGGACGGCTGGCGACCGGTCTTCGACCCGGAGCAGATGCTCCGCTCCCGCGAGACCTGGGTGTACGACGCGCACTGGGAGGAGCTGGCCCAGGTCCGGTGCCCGGCTCTGGTGGTGCGCGGCCTCGATGGCGAGCTGGGCCGGGCCGAGGCCCAGGAGATGGTCCGCGTCCTGCCCCGCGGCCAGTACGCGGAGGTCGCCGACGCCGGTCACCTGGTCCACTACGACCAGCCGGAGGCCTGGCGGGCGGCGATCGAACCGTTCCTGGACGCCCTCGGTACCGACTGA
- a CDS encoding SIS domain-containing protein has product MSDRAPAGQFLDAAIGLLRRVRDEEADSITAAGTLLADTVLNGGRLFAFGAGHSSLAAQDLVYRAGGLALMNLLAVPGVVGVDVMPAPLGSALERVDGLASAVLDSSPLHEGDALLIISLSGRNALPVEMAMNARALGVKVIGVTSVAYASETKSRHSSGTYLKDHCDLVLDSKIAVGDAELTLDNVPAPFAPASTVVTSALLQAVMATTAATLADRGVEPPLLRSGNVDGGHDWNGRVMERYRDRIFYRH; this is encoded by the coding sequence ATGAGCGACCGCGCGCCGGCCGGCCAGTTCCTCGACGCCGCGATCGGCCTGCTGCGGCGGGTCCGCGACGAGGAGGCCGACAGCATCACGGCGGCCGGGACGCTCCTCGCCGACACCGTCCTAAACGGTGGCCGCCTCTTCGCCTTCGGCGCCGGGCACTCCTCCCTCGCCGCGCAGGACCTCGTCTACCGCGCCGGCGGTCTCGCCCTGATGAACCTGCTCGCCGTGCCGGGGGTCGTCGGCGTCGACGTCATGCCCGCGCCGCTCGGCTCCGCCCTGGAACGCGTCGACGGCCTCGCGAGCGCCGTCCTGGACAGCTCCCCGCTGCACGAGGGCGACGCCCTGCTGATCATCTCCCTCTCGGGGCGCAACGCCCTCCCCGTGGAGATGGCCATGAACGCGCGCGCCCTGGGCGTCAAGGTCATCGGCGTGACGTCGGTGGCGTACGCCTCGGAGACGAAGTCCCGGCACTCCTCGGGGACGTACCTCAAGGACCACTGCGATCTCGTCCTCGACTCGAAGATCGCGGTCGGCGACGCGGAACTCACCCTGGACAACGTGCCCGCCCCCTTCGCCCCCGCCTCCACGGTCGTCACCTCGGCCCTCCTCCAGGCCGTCATGGCGACGACAGCCGCCACACTCGCCGACCGCGGCGTCGAGCCCCCGCTGCTGCGCTCCGGGAACGTCGACGGGGGCCACGACTGGAACGGGCGGGTGATGGAGCGGTACCGGGACCGGATCTTCTACCGGCACTGA